TCACGTCCATGCTCAGCCAGCCAGTGAGATCCACCCTCTGGACTACGATATAGCCCGAGGGGAATCTTTTAAGACTTATGTGGGATACAtgggttgttatttttttacTTCCCCTTCAGCTTTCGACAAGAGCCATGCATTCAGATTGAACAGTGGAAGACGGTTGCCATCCCACCTCGGCCAGGCACATGGGGAGGGAGAACATAATAAACATCCCGTGTGTGCTGCACAATTTATGTCTCATGAAAGAAGTAAAGGAGAAATGACACATTATCGGAAAGCAACCTCCAGGTATTCCTTGCAAAGCCAGCTCGGCGAAAGATGGAGAAAATCGCGAGACAGGAAACCTAACTCCTCAAACTGACATGTGCCAGTacgaaaaaacaacagaaaaccaTTTCTCTTCTAAGAGATGATCTCTACGTCTACAGATCTTGGGGTTCCCCAGCAATTCTGGGGCCCCTCGATTGCCTGTCTCCGTCCCCACTATAGTCATTTTTTTGTCCTGGACCCAAAGAACATTCATTCTTATGGGTAATGATAAAGAAGGATCGGACAGGAAACAGAACGGGAAGAAAAGAATGCAGATACACCATGGAACACTTGCAGGTTTTTTTGCCTGCAAACCTCAACACCTACCAGCCCTTCCTGATTTATTGGCTTGCCTCTCCCAGTTTACATTTTCTTATCTATTTAAAAATCTCTAGTTGAAGGATTGAGCagtcccttttttcccccctgatgtACCAAACATAGCTCTTATCCCTGCTGcggtctcattcattcattctcggTCATAAATAGGTGCATTGATTTTACTGCCCTGAAATAAGACATTTTCTCAGGCTGCTATGAATCTTCTGGGAGCTTTCCATAAACGGGGAGACAGGTTATATCTCCTGTGCCCCTTGACATTTCCGAAAATTGAGATTCTCTAGAAATTGTGTACAGGGGAAAGGCAGCTCTTTCACACTTCACTAAGATGATCGGGGATCAAACCACCGAGCAAGTTGGTATCCGTTAACGGTAGCTCTTGCTAGGTTTCAGTGACCTTGAGGATACAGATTTGCACCCAAAGTGGGTAACAGATACTCTGGACAAATTCAGAGaggtattcagcactggttatgtCTCATCTagagtccagttctggacaccacccttGAAGAAGGAGGCCCGCaagctggagcaagttcagaggaggtcaaccaggaggatcaggggaccAGAAACCAAGCccccctaggaggaaagactggaagaactgggcatgtttagcttcaAGAAAAGATGACCGGAGGGgagatttgatagcacttttcaaagacgtGAAAGGCTCTCCTACAGGGGagggtgcaggatctgttctcagtcatcccggaGAGAAGGATAATGGGTTCAAGAGACAAGaaatcagatttaggctgaagagcAGCCAAAACGTCTTCACTGTCAGAGCTGtccgacaagggaacccatgagcTCAGGAGGTAGTGAACGCGCCAAACCTAGAGGCACGCAAGAGAAAATTTgaaccaccctctgtcagatctgtttcgATCGGGATTCCTGCACTCCGCAGAGGGTTCGACGTGATGGCCTTCCAACTCAAGAGTGCATTTTTCTACATCAGCAGGGCTATTCATCAAGTGGGGAGATGTTCCACTGTCCAAAACATAGCCGGAAAGAGGCTCCCCGGCCCACTCCCATCGAGGTGCCCCGAATATTAGGACAGTTATTTCAGCAGGTGAAATTCCAGAATCCCCTCTTTCTGCTCCTGGCGCTTAAAGACAAGGCGACAAGGACAGCAGACAAAGAAGCAAGTGACCCTCACCGTTTTGAGCAGAGCGTGCCGCTTTTTTTTGTGACGGACGGGGCCGGACTGCCATTTCCAAAATTCTGCAGTCTTGGGAATTGTACACTAAAAATATactattcccccacccacccagaccTCAAATTGTGAGTCATTTTGGAACTGTGTCGAAAGTTGTGTGAGgaggtattttcttcttttattcctgTGTGGGTCACCCCAACGTGCTTGGCATGTTTTCTTCCTGCAATTTGTGTCCAGGGAAAGAGCCCTGTGTTATTATTTTGTCTCAGCGGGATCTCTTTCTGAAAGAATGGGCTaaactcatttttttctctctctctccaaaatgcAATAAAGCTTAACTCCTTCCTGGACAAAATTCAAACTGCTTAGGGCTTTTCTGCTCCACACCCACAGAGATGATGGACCAAAAAAATCTCTGCAGAGTTCCAGGCGCACACAATACTGCATGggagtgtgtatatatattttcctatgtACCCAAGTCCCAATTTACATCGGCTCACAGAAGCCAgggaaaatcaaatcaaatgatgTAAATGCACATTCTCATAGAAGAACATTAGTTTATTTTTCATGCACTAAAGTCTTTATTCAACAGACAACATATATTGAAAAGTGAAGGAATAAAGCAAGAACAGATGGTTCTCcagtaataatttttttaaaaaaaaactagattgAACACCTAATGTCTACCCAACAATTTTCAATGCTTTATTTTCTGCATCGATGctcctttctttattttaattcttaGTAGAGTAGGACCCAAAGTATCAATGGAGGATCCGTTCCAACCCCTttgaatgctgaaaaatgcagaggtATCGAACACGATACACggcatggtctctgactccctctagtggcccgtTCTTATAAATATAACCTGGAAATACATCTAAATAGGTATGGGGAGTGTTatttagtactgtattttcagccagtggataagtgaatcagtggatactgagtCTGCAgataaggaggtcctactgtattttgagTTCAGCATTATAAATGCAAaaactctgcttttttaaaaaaaatcaaataaataaatcctaacaATAAAGCTAAGGAAATGTTATGAAAATGTGCCCAATAGCCATTCCATGGCATTTATGGTCAGGAGGACGTAACAGAGAGATTGGGCTCGCCCTGCCTCTCCTAATTTTGAAATGGCCAAACGTTTGTTTTAGACTGTTCGGCCTTtgggacttcatttcccagaatcgCTCACCATTCATCAAGTTGGTtgggatttctaggaaatgaagtccaaaaacagctgCCGGGTCAAAGGATGAGATCTGCGGCTCCAAAACTACAGATCCCACAATCCATTGCCATCACCTgggctgaggcttctgggagatgaagttcCAGGATGGTGTGAGGACTGAAAATTCCCCGTGCGTGACCATAGAGGCGGTTATTCATGGCCATCTCATCTGGGATCCAGAAGTCCTCTTGcctctatcatcatcatcatcatccccattGGAGGTTGGGTGGGACATTCCACCCGCCAGGAGGAGGGGCCCGCAGGGAAGGCGGCAGGTCCTGAACGGGAGGCCAGCCGGGAGGATACTGGAAAACCGACTGTTCCTCGGGAAGAGTACTGgcgaaagaaaggaaaaaaaaccacctttTATTGGCAACTCAAGGTTCAACACGATGCGCAACAGCAGCTCCATTTTGGCCAACTCCACACATACAGCCAACAACATGAATTTCTGATCTACTATAAGGCCTtgagcagctggctggatagtttaggtctctggctatggagccataTTTTGGGAGTTCAACCCCTCCCACTGGGCCTctggggagaaaagccagcctgtgtagccttgggccagctgcacggtcccacatcgccccctagaggaagggaaggggaaggcacTCTCGAGTACGATctccttagaaaaccctggaaagggtggctataaagttggaattgacttaacgGCGGCGCATGATTACAATAAAGCCTTGAAAGGTGGATCATCAGGCTTCTGCTTAGACGTTACGGCTAAAAATAATCTTCCCTGGCATAGGAGTACCTACTGATTGTATCGACATCTGGCTTTGGATGCAGCATCACCACAATGAGGTGTTAGGAAATGCTGTTAAAAGAAAAGCATCCATCGCATTTATGCAGTGTGGCTGTTTTTTCACGGCTTGCTTTCACAACGAGGTGCCCCCCATGCAGAATTTGTTGGGACACGGCTGCAGAGGAAACCAGAGCGACCGGGCAAAGCATGGTGTGTAAGGCAGCCTCTTCTATTAATGGCACAACCtttcggagggagggagggagggagggattgccACATCATAAAGGGCGGCCCTGCTTTTAAGCTTGCAAGAGATGAGCCAGGCTGTtaaggaggaggctcttgagagtcccctggacagcaaggagaacaaacctatccgttctgaaggaaatcaaccctgagtgctccctggaaggactgatcctgaagctgaggctccaatactttggccatctcatgacaagagaatactccttggaaaagaccctgatgttgggaaagagtgaaggcaagaggagacggggacgacagaggacgagatgcctggacagggtcatcgaagcggccaacatgaatttgaccaaactctggttaggcagtagaagataggaggacctggcgtgctctggtccacggggtcacaaagagtcggacacgactaaacgacgacgacgttAAGGAGAGGAACTCTGAGGATGTTCATGATGGGATGATGTGGGGTTCAGAAGGAACTGGATGGCGCGCAGCCCCAAGAGCGTTCTCAAATCATAACAACGGAGGGAGGAGGCAGAGCGGGCAAAGCGCGCCTTCCTGCCATTGGGAATCCAAGGCGGCATCTTCCCTCCCGGTCCCGTTGGGCAGACCCAGGGAGAGAAGCGCCCACCTCCACAAGGTGGGCGGGAAGAACACCCACCTGTCAGCCTTGGCCGTGCCAAGTCGCTTCGCCCGCTTCTCCAGCCAGTCTTCAATGGTACCCGGCGGGTTGACTCTCCCCTCGTGCTGCTGTTCTTTGGCTCgcttctcttctgttttttttttttttttttgtgggaaaaCAGACCGGCGTCAAGAGGAGATCCTGCCAGGCGTCCACCCCATTAAATCcaatcctcctccccccccctgcttTTCTGGAGACTAAAAGAGGAGGCGTTAGGGGAGAGCAAAAAAACAGCCAGCAAGATGGACCTCCTGGACACTCAGAAGTGgtccctcccttcccccacctccaatGCAGGGGGTGATTCTGCGGTCTCCGAGCACCAGTTTGGTGCAGAGAaaagagtgatgggctaggacgcAGGAGATCTGGATTTGAAACCTTGATCAGCCCATAGAAACCTACGGGAgaggtggaactgggaaaaccactcctgaaatatagAAGGACCAGTATATCCACAGGGGAAGTGTTCCAAACTCCCACTGCAGaagctgaaaaatgcagattgtaGTAAAGGCCATTTCAACAGTGAATgctatacacagcatggtctctggctccctcaagtggccagttctggtaacttcacctttggaaatatatacagtatttctcagatttttcttttaatattttaaatatttctttatattttcagactgtaggtAAGTGAATCATTAGAGGTTGATCCAGCAGATAAGGTCCTACTGTACCCCTCCTTGCTTGGAAAGCCCAATGAGGGTTGTAATAAGTCACTTCTCCCCAATACACACATCCCCAGGGGAGGAATGTCATCAGAGAAAGCAGCCGGCCAGGATCTTTCAGAATCCTGCTTCTATGCTGTCACCAGGGCTTGGGAATGCCTTGGGTACCATTTCCCAAAAAAGGTGTTATTTGATCGCCACTGTAGCTAAAGCCATCCCTTACCTTGCACCTGTCTTTTCAGCTTCTCCAAGTCCTCCTCTGTCATGTGAGAAAACCTGCAGTTGGGGCCGAAGTCACACTGCCCTGCAAGGAAAGAAAGTATATCAATGGAGGAGGGTGGGAGAGGTCAGGGGAGAGGTAGCCGATCGATCATCAGCACAGCcctaaaaagaacattttttttatttctctgtcacattataggctgcctttctccccaaaggggacccgaggcagctcacaacaattaaaatcataacaaaaagtttaaaataccatacaaaactgtatattagaaaaaacaactaaacatttatttgtttgtttgtttgtttgtttatataaatttatgtccccgcccatctagaccaaagactACTCATTGGTCAGGATTAAAAACAATGTTGAAAAcatccaaaacattttttaaaaaaaaaaaaacatagaaactTCAAAATAGAGCATTTCCTAGACATTTATGGCTTAAAACCTGTCTAAGCAGGAAAAGCTTTGCCTGTTGAAAGACAAGAGAGAGGAGGCCAACCCAGTTTCTCTGGGCAATGCTTTCCAAAGCCTGGGGGGCAACCcccaagaaggccctgtctcgGGTCCTCACCGAATGAACCCAGAAATGTAATAGGATCTGACAGAAGGGCTTTCTCGGAAGATCTcaaaagccaagaaggctcatatggggtggtGAGTCATTCCTTCAGTAGGCATGGACCCAAActtatagggctttataggtaatattCAGCACTTTGAAATGAACAATAAATAACAGTTCATTTAAGCCAGGAAAGAGCACCTGAAGTCACTTTTCTAGACCCAGAATGCTTCTGCCCATCAATGCAAAAGATCTCTTCCcatctttttatttaaatgtaactttttttgcTAAAGCAGGATGTTCTGGGACAGCACATACCTTTTTTAGAGCATTGTGCCCttgagaaaaataatttattttatttggtctgGAGGAGATCTGCCCCCATTTTGACAGCCTGACCTCTGCGGAAGGTGACCTGTAGAGCTGCAGAGACATGATTCCCATGGATGCAGCAAAGCGTCTAGGCTTCATGGACATAAAGTAAGGAacagtgaggaggagttaaataCAGGGGGCCAGGAACAATTTCTACCAAATGCTAAAAAAACCTAAGTAGATCTAAAACAGAAGGAGATGAAGTTCTTTGTCCCTGTTTCTATAGTACAGTATGGACCTCGTATCTGAAGGAATGGTATCTATGGGTTTATTTAAACACGGTCAGAAACtattaaaagacaaaagaaacctagaaatatgtattttcacaatgcatttactacaactggccactagtaggagccagagaccatgttatgtattcttgttgttgcagcatacacagcatggtctatgggtccctctagtgaccagttctggtaatacaaagtgaaaatacagtggtgcctcgcatagcgaggttaatccgttccggattaaccttcgctatgctgaagcatcattgaacggatcaaaaaaacatcgtttaatgcgttccaaatgggccaaatactcatcgttcagcgaagcttcgtaatggccggcagccattttcgcgccctcgcctcgcttaacgagggcgcgaaaacactgcgcgcagccattttgggccatttccgggcttccggcagccattttggccgccgaacagctgatcggcgggcttcgttttgcgaagatcggtaagcgaaacgcttaccagtcttcgcaaagcgaatttagccctgttcaaaaaacgttaagcgatcgcattagcgatccgaaaaaacggatcgctatgcgatttcattgttatgtggtgcgctcgttaagcgaggcaccactgtactttttttctggatttttttcatttaccatttttttctattatcaatggttttcagcatccaccgggggtgggtggggttgccACCAATCCCCTGAGGATACTGGGGTACTTCTGTACACTGAATCCCAATTTATCTCATCCAGTTTAAACTGGAAAAAGGAACAGAATGTTGTGCGTAGGGCAGGCCAGAAGCACTGCGAAAGAAAGCTTACCAGTCTGCAGAAATTTCCGACAGGTTTTCTTGCTCTGCTCCTCCTGCAGGATGGCTGCAGCATCTGTGGAAAAGGCCAGGGGTTACAAGACAGGGAGAGAGAAATCAGCAGTTTCTCCTAACATCCACCTGACAAAGAAGTTTACACAAGAATCCAATCCATGCCATGGAAGGAAAATTAAGAACAAGGGTCTTATGAGAAACAATTATCTGCCTCTGACGTCACAGGACAGAACTCTGAAAAGTATCTGTGGGGGGGATCATTCTCCCTGTTTATACAGCCTGGCCCCACACAGAGCCCACTGCAATCATctccagactggactactgcaacgGGCTTTGTGTGGGGCATCCTTTAAGGCTGGTGAAGAAAATGCAGCTGCTGCAGGGTGCTTCGGCTAAGCTTCTGAGTAGAGCTGTCTGTAGCACCACTGCTGAAGGTATTGTACGGGTATTGCCTCTTTGCTACCAAACCATGTTTAAGATTTTGTTGTAAGtccaggtaaaggttccccttgacatttagtccagtcgtgtctgactctagggcgcggtgctcatccctgtttccaagccgtagagccaacgtttgtccgaagaccgtttccccagcgcgactagacacagaacatcgttaccttcccaccgaggtggtacctattgatctacttgcatttacatgcttttgaactgctaggttggcaggagctggcacaACCAACAGGAGCTCGTttcgttgcatggattcgatcttacgacagctggtctctgatcttgcagcacagatgcttctgcggtttaactcacagcgccaccagATCCCTGTAAGTCTAGAAAGCCTCCCCCCCGAAAAAAACACCACTTCCATTCAGATGTGCCCCATAGTGATAGCAACTTCTACAGGGCATAATTTCCCCTTGtaccaggtacagtggggtcttgacttgagaacttaatccgtattggaaggcggttctcaagtcaaaaagtctgtaggtcaagtctccattaacctacagtgcattgaaaaccgattaatcccgtaacaggccgtttttgttccattttggttttttttctggtctgtaagtcaattctcagtctgcaagtcaaacctaaattttgcggccagagaagtctgtaactcaaaaagtctgtaagtcaagctgtctgtaagtcaagggtccattgtaCGCTATAATaatagttcttttttttaagcacACATGGGAGACCTTTCTGCATCGGTAAACTTCCCCAGTTTTGTTCAGATCACCGTAGCTGCGTAGCTGTTGACCTCATGTATTGTCTTACACTGTAGATTTCATGACAGTTGTAAACCACTTTTGCATGTCTAAATGTAGGTTGTTTATAAACACTTGtacttaagtaaataaataaaatattgtaacaGCTTTGCATGCTGTATTCCAGTCCCTAAAGTAGGCAGCTGGGGTCTctctatctccctccctccctcgctctctctctcacacacaatgtctgcttattacatttataccctgcctttccactagtgctcaagatggctcacaaacttttcaaaagaataaaaacaattaaaaccacatTTAGCTATACAATTAATACTTATTTAAGCCACTCCACCGTAAAAGCCTCGAAATTAAGTAAAATGCACTGCCAATCATTAAAACCACAGAGGATACAAATTCAAAATGACACAGCAGGGCACATTAATAGAAAGCTGTTGGACAATGGttcccatcttcctcctccaccagctacactggctggggataatgggagatgcagtccaaggacatccagAAGGCCACAGTGACCCACAAAGTGACCTCATTCTGATCTTTCCCTAAGCATCTCAGTGGCTGGAGTGTGCAAAGGAAATATTGGGTTTTCTTGGTGAGTTTAGTCATCTCTCGCCTTCTCATTTGGCACGAGCAACTCCTTCAACATTTggcaaatcaccattttttaatccTATGAATGCCAAATGAAATGCAAAGGATCCGATATGGTGTCGCTCTACCCGGGTAGGGAACAATGGCTTTTCTCTCATCCCTGTAAGCTGAAGTATAAGGTGAGGCGGAGATGGAAAaatgcccttaaaaaaaaaataacgggtcccagaatcccccatcaaGCAcaaccagcaggattctgggaactgtaatgcAAAAACATAACCATTCCGACCTCTGGCAGGACACACATGtcgatggttcccaaccttgggtccctggatgttcttggactaaaactcccagaagcctcccaccactggctctgctggctaggacttctgggagttgtagtccaagaacacctgggggaccCCAGGCTGGGAAGCACATCTGACCTGGGGGGGatcctccttttaaaaagatacacACAGAGAAACTCTCTGCTTGTACAGGACCCAAGAGGGTCCCCTTACCTCGAAAGAGGTCGTACCAGACCTTCTTGGTCCGGAGGTGCTGAAACCCGTTCAGGTGCTTCTTCCTGTTGTGGAGATTGTCCTGGAAAGAGCGGTCGCAGTAATCGCAAAAATAACGTTTCCCCATTCCGGGGCCCTCGACAGGAAGCCttccaaagagagagaaaccGAGAGAGGGTCAAATACCATTTTATTATCCCCATCGTTCTAAGAACCCACCAGGCGTCCTGCATTCCCTCCATTCCACCTGTCATCGCTTCCATCCCGGTCTCGCCTTCCAGAAAGTTCGGACGACGCGGAACATTCCCGTGGATCAGAGCTGGTGGGAGGCTTGTCTTAATCTTAGAAGTGCTGAGCTAGAAGGGGACCccatgggatcatccagtccagcccctgtccgggaggctcagtggggggggggggaatcgaactcccaacctctggctccacagccagatgcccaaacGACTGAGCTATCCCATCTTTTCTGTGGCACAACTCTCTGATTGTATTCTCTGCTAATTTTCTGTCTTCAGAATCGGTCTTTCTCCAAAGCGCAGACACTTCAAGTGGTCCTTACTTTCAGAGAACAATATCATTTGCTTAGAACTCGGGTTTTATCTGCCAGTTATGACATGGTCTCCTGCCTTGATGGCCTCATAAGGCCCCATCTAATGCCATTAcatattattgttagccgcccagagtagaattcggtctagatgggcagggtataaatttaataaattagtagtattagtattagcatTAGGGCTAGCATTAGCATTTGCAGTGAACCATCCccagagccttttaaaaaaacaaaactttcctTGGTTGTGAAAGATGTTTCAATCTTTCACAACCCAGGAGAGCCCTTCAGTTAGGTTGGGCTACATCATCTCCAGCATCCAGCATGGATGACCAGGTTCATACCTCAGCGCATTCGAAGGGAGCCAGCTTGGGAAATGCTGGTCTAATCTGGGGTTGAGTGAGGTCAATTTGAAGCTCCATTGATCAGGTCAGCCGTCAGAGGCCATTGGAAGCTGCTTCCCCCACTGGAGCAGTCATATACAgcagtgcctcgctagacgatgataatccgttccactgaaattgctgtttagtgaaatcattgtctagcgaaaagcatatccccattggaatggattgaaacctgtttaatgcattccagtggggaagaatcgtcattgtctagcgtatgaaagctagacagtaaatACAGCTGAGGGTGGGGGAACagtttgttttaaatgttatgctagaggagagctttgcggataccctggactgcctgaAGGATGAACATGTAGGTCCTAGatcaattcaagcctgaactctctctctctctctggaggcaaaaatggtgaAACTGGGGTGGATTCGaattaaatcaaactgatttaaatccaCGAGGGAAATCatgacttaaattttaaaaaacaaacagattttcaattaaaaatatatttccattttttatctaaatcatgattaaaattaaattgatttttttaaaaaaaaatcactgatttttcccccctcgcCGTGGGAAACTATCCTACTTTGGGGGCCCATcctgagaaggtaggattctctggaaaagaccatcctgctggaaaaggttgggaggcagcaggaaaagaggaaggcccaaaatgagatggaccgactccctcaaggaagccacacaTATGAGTTTACAAGAGGACAGGACATTGTGGGAGAGGGCTCATTTATGGGGTCccggcacgtaacaacaacaaatagtaaatctggaagcccaaggtctTATCCTGACAGTGAATACAGGGACCCTACCCCAGAACAAGAGGGAGACAGGCTGCTGGATCAGGGCCTATTGACAAtcaaggagcaggtcttttgtaaagttaacgcCTCTCAACTTTTCCCAATCAGAATCAAACCACTCTGGTTGTTATTCACAAGGAGAAGGGAGTTTCAAAGAAGCA
The genomic region above belongs to Pogona vitticeps strain Pit_001003342236 chromosome 14, PviZW2.1, whole genome shotgun sequence and contains:
- the ZMAT5 gene encoding zinc finger matrin-type protein 5, translating into MGKRYFCDYCDRSFQDNLHNRKKHLNGFQHLRTKKVWYDLFRDAAAILQEEQSKKTCRKFLQTGQCDFGPNCRFSHMTEEDLEKLKRQVQEEKRAKEQQHEGRVNPPGTIEDWLEKRAKRLGTAKADSTLPEEQSVFQYPPGWPPVQDLPPSLRAPPPGGWNVPPNLQWG